A region of the Lagopus muta isolate bLagMut1 chromosome 2, bLagMut1 primary, whole genome shotgun sequence genome:
AATCAGTCAGTGAGTTACAGGCTGCTTCAAGAGGACAGAAAACTTAACAGGAAGCAACAGCAAGGAAACAGCAGCGAGGGGAGCTACTTGATCCTCTCTGCTAAAATGAGAATGCAGCAGGGTTATGGAGGATTACACGCTCTACCCATCCAAGACAAAATCACAGATTGCAAATTGTTCCCTTTCTTATGCAAAAAGtaagaataaatgaaatggCCTTTGCCTATTGGTGTATTTCATACTGTTGGATCTCTTTGCAAAGCAATTCTAGGATTGAGACAACGAAGCCAAGGATGGCAACTGGCCAGATTTACTTCAAAAggttaaatgaaaaattacatcTGACTGAATGAACTTGGGATGCCTACAGCAATTCAGTCTCTCTAAACCTTGGGATTGTATTGAAAGGGGTACAGCTGCATGTGATGCGAACATAGAAGCCCATATTAATCCCCCATTTCTAAACTTACCTCTGACTCTCATGTTACCAAAGTCCTTGCATACATCATTTACTCGTTCTACCTCACTGCCACTCTTTGTAGTCATTTCACTTCACAAGGTGATTTCAGTGCTCACTATGGAGAAGGTCACCTTCCATCCTAGTTCCACTTGCTAGTGGAAGGGTACTGGCCACACAGCCTTGGCCTCACAAAGGACTGCTGACACTCTCACTTCCACTCACAGCTGAGCACATTTGACCAAGGGACCATGCAGCTCCTTATAAGCTGAACTCATTGCTGTTGTGCCTCAGCATTTCCACACAGATTCAACAGCAACACCTCTGAGAATTATTTGGCAGTAAAGTTAGGGTGGAATTCAGTGACAACATTTCAGGGATGTGCACCCTGGAGAATCACTCAGGCTCTTACAGTAAGTCTCTCACAGCCCACGAAGTCAATGGTATCAAACTGGAACGGACTgcccagagtggttgtggagttatcttctctgaagatattaaaagcccacctggatgctttcctgtgtagcCTACCCTCAGGAACCTGCTCTATCAGGGaggttggagtagatgatctgcagaggtcccttccaacctctatgaccctgtgattctgtgaaatactaGCACGCTTaatgggaagaggaaagcaaatggCAGGGAGATACAAATAGTGATTTTTTAACTCTCTCAATGAAGGAGAGTTTCAGCAACTTTCTCTGACAGTCTGGTCTCATGTCATTCCTGAGAGGGACCACACAGAGCCCAAACCAGGAGAGAACCATCCCATGCAATCATAGCAGCTGGAGATTAAGATAACACTGTGGCTGAAGAATGGACCAGGATTCTTGTCAAGGCTAGTCACTGGGCTCGGTGTTCTCTGAAGATTCACAGTGCTGGATTGTGACTTCacatataaaaaagaaagaagccacCAAAAATGCTTCGACAGGAGGTATTTTCCATAGGcagaactaaaacaaacaaacaaacatggaaaTTCTCTTTTCTTGGATGAAAGTCTATAACCCaggatttctatgtaaataagatgtttgttgttttttttttaagacagcacaaaatgtttattcttttccttatctttcctttcttcctgtgcacttttctcctttgccaTCACAGAAAAAGAGGGCAAAAGGAAAGCTGACAATAAAGCCTGCGTCCTCCAGGTCTCTGAAGTGAGTACAATCCTCTTTGTAGGAAATTTTTTGAACAaagggctgtgagcagctccaCATCTTGTGTTGAACTCTCTCCCTCTGTAGTTCTGGTGTTTTCAGGGAAACACATTTGCCCCTCAAGTGCCTCAATTATTAATCCAGGTATATAATCAGAGCTGAATAGAGCCGCTATGTGAAGCGTGGCTGTTCTCTTATATGACGGGGAATATTCACAAAGAATACAGAGAAAGCATGACCTTCATCTTCCTGTCCTGATTCAGTTCACTAAAGGTGAACTGATCAGCACGAGACCTTCGCCGTGACAGGTGAGTTGTTACAGAAGGTTTTTATTCCCCCTGCTTTCccattttatttcatgaaaaatacatCAGTTATAAAATGTCTGGAATAGATTCTGAGCTACATATGGAAGTGGATTGCTTGCCAGTGCCGGATGCTACCGTAACATGTACGTCACCATGCCTTTCTCAGTTGGTGATTAGTAGTTTGCAAAGTTTGGGTGAGCATGGAGTGATTTTACCAGACATGAGTGAGATGCTCTGTAAAAGCAGTCGTATGGTGTTTGAGGTTTGTCTTTCTATCTGGCTCTGCATTCAAATACACCTCCTCCCAAGCTGTTGTTTCCTACTCTGCACATAAAACTTCCATCCACTTAGCTTGAATTTTGGTTTTTGCTAGGAAGGGCCTTACAGATATGAGATGTGTTTGCCCAGAGAGGGCAGGCAGATAACCTCAGTTGTAGagttacatttttcagtgttagcTTTCTGGGTTTGCCCTTTTAAGATATGACAGTTGTATATAAGTGGAAGTAATTTAGCCCTGGAGGGgtgaaattcttttttaagCTCTTCATGTAATCTTAGTTTGTTATTGCAAAACGATCTCTAACCAGGAGCAACTGGGTCGAATCTGATGCTGAATTATAAATAACCAGAAATCCTGGGGCAgaattctgcagtgctggagtggTTGCCAGATGCAATTGGTGTCAGATGTATGTCTAACTTGAATTTTGCCTGTATTTCTCCTACAGGTATCACAGacaggagggcagctggggagaTGTTCTGCAGACTGTCCTGCAAGGGGAGGGTCACGTATACCAGGATATCAGTGTAGATGATCAGATGTGGTGGTACCCTACAAAACTAGTGGCTGTAAAagtagaaagcagaaaacagcctCTGACTAGAAGAGGTAAAAGACTGGAACTGGAAAGAGAGAAGTGCAGTGATTGCCTCTGGCTGTTCAGCAGCTTGAAAACCCTGAGAATTGATTCAGCTCTGCAGACACTTTAAATACAAACTTACTCCCTCTCCAGTAAATCCTTCTGTTTTATGGCTTGCATGAGGAGCTGAGACCATCTATCTGCATACCAGCATGAGGTCACTACAGACAGCTAAATACTGCAGTATGTGCACAGTTCAATGGGAGCATCATGACTGCAAAATGATGCAAGAGAACTTTTATACCAGGGAAGTGGTGAGATCTGTTCAGTTATCCAGAGCTAGGTCATCAGAAGCTATTGAAAGGCAGGACTGGGAATACCAACCCACCTGTCTTCTTCCACTCCATCTGGGGGATGGACTGGGTTGTGTGAGGGTACAGAATGTGTGGACAGGTCAGGTGCTATAGACCAGATCTTCAtcatatatgcatacatatctCTTATCAACCATCATAGAAAGAACAGTTTTTCCTGTAAAGGTGAAGCTGGAGCCTATGTTGTAAGAGttggtggaaaaaaaggaagttgcAATGTTCTTCTGGTTCCTTTGGGTAGGGCAACTTCTGATGAAAACATGATTCAGcctagttttgttttgtgggcAGCTGAAGCAGATTTTATCTATCTAGCAATGTGAAGAAATATCTTGTTCTTTGTCAGGAAAGGAATATTTCCAGCCAGATAGCTGGAGCTACCTTTAAATTATTTGATTGAGTAGTTTAGCAGCATCAAAGAGTTTAACATGGGCTAAAAAGTGACAAATCAAACAAGATCAACAAATTCCTTAAAACAGGCCACCTAAGAGTAattcacaagaatcacaagaatcacaagaatcacaagaatcacaaggttggaaacaacctataacatcatccagtccaaccgtctcctcatcaccattgccaccactagtactaaaccatatcacgcagcacgtcatccagatgcgtcttgaacactgccaggacggcgactccaccacctccctgggcagccattccagtgcctgaccactctctgagagaagaagttcttccttatgtccaacctgaacctcctctgatacaacttgcagccattaccccatgtcctgctcgttgcctggaagaagaggccaaatccctcttcaccacaatctcccttcaggaagttgtacagtgcaatgaggtctcccctgagcctcctcttctccagactgaacaatcccagctccctcagccgctcctcataaggtttgtgctccagacccctcaccagttttgttgcccttctctggacacgctccaggatctcaacatctttcctgtagtgaggggcccaaaactgaacacagtactcgaggtgcggcctcaccagtgctgagtacagggggatgatcacctccctgctcctgctggccacactacttctgatgcaggccagtATTCTTTTGTGCTAATCTTATTGATCAAATGGAATGCCTCCCCTGCGGGAGACTCTGTCTTCACAGCTGAGTATGTTAGAGGACAAGGCCAGGTGGCTAGTGCGTATGAAACAGAGAGAGGGAAGACAGTCATTTTCCAGAGATTGTGCAGAGGTCACTTTGGTCACAAAGACCATACTCTTTGTGCATCATCACGACTTTTAAATTGAATGTCTTTAGGTGAAATGAGTCTAGAAAGACTACAGCAGATGAAGAAAGTTTAGGGAACCAGCTAGAGATGATTATGTGTCTATGGGTTCAAACAGATTTCTACATGGGCTTTGCTGCACCTCACTTCTAGCACtcgttcctttttttttttttttaatctcatgtCTAGCTCAAACCTGAGCTAAACAGAAGTGAATGGAACAccagcatgctttttttttttctgctatgcCATCAGATGTAAGCAACTGACTGATTTCAGTGGCACAAGGATAGGAAAAGGAGAGATGTTGCATTCAGTGCTTGCAGCAATGCAGCCCCAGGGCCTTCTGAGCCCAAGGGTCTTACACTAGGCAGCCATCAAGTGACACACCACTGCAAATGCATgtccctctcctccttcccacccctccACTCCACACAATTACCCAGAGTGTAACCAGACATGGGCAGACACACATCATGTAGCCAGGTACAGCTCATAAGCAGTTCGCTAAAGAGCCGGCTGGAATCAGGGAGGGAACTGCTGTGGGTGTATTGTTCCAATCCCATCATTTCCCAAAACACTGAATGAAATAACTTGTTTATAATGATGTGTGACATCACAGAAATGCTACACTGCAGAACTTGAGAAACAGCTTTGAACCCTACGACCTTCTTTCAAGTGAGAAAGTCTCTAGGGAGGCACTCAGGAAGCCCTATCCTTCTTCTAGttctccagaagaaaataactttttttccagaattaaaaaatagGTGGACCACTTCCACTTGCCACATTGGAACGTGGTGGATTTCTTTTCCCAGAGAGCTGCCTACTCTAGCTTAAAGCTGAAGAAACCTCTCTTGCCACAAAGTGATAGGAGTTAGACACCAATCAAACAGATTTTTGGTACAAAAGGCACTTGTCCAAGCACCTGTCCAGGCACTTGAACTTCTCCTACAATAAgccacaggaagaaaagaatccATCAGTGTCACACATCTTCACACTGCATACTTATTTTCTCCATTCACCTTTACATATCCTGCTTAAAAGCAACTGATTCATAGCTGTGCTTTTGATACACTCTTTCTCTGCCACAATACCACAGCACAAATTCCTTTGTGCTAAATTGCAACCAATCCCATCTTAATCTGATGATGCCCTAGCATCAAATAGATATAGCATATATAGCATAGGTATGCTACCTATTTGAATGTCATGTGTTTCTAAGCAGTAGGAAGTGTTTACTAACTAGTTACATCTTGTGTTTTCCCATTTTACAAGGTACAAAAGCAATCTGaagttgagaagaaaaaaaaagccaaaacaaatgaGAAGCTCTACTTAAGAGAAGTAATGCAGTGTACCTTTTACCCCATCTTCCCCTTTGGCAGCCTCTTCTTccaaagaaaggaataaagtcTCCAGCATCAGTGTGGATGACATGTCTGCGGGACTAACAAGTCTCAGGACTGGGCCCTGCTGATGACTTAAGCTGCTTTGCATACAAAACACCATGCCTGGAAATTAAAAGCCTTGCTCTGCTGGCCCAAAAAGGGAAGATTTTTTAGAGGCTTGCTAAAAACAACCTTCAATCAGCTGTACAAACGTAGACAATGTTGTCTTTAGTGTCCCAGATGGTCCCAGATGTTGGCATAAGCAATGACAATGACATTCATTTCTTTGCGTGAGACTTACCACACATAACCCGTGTGAGACCAATttttcagctgcctgctgaTGAGAAGTGAAATGCACTCAGAGAAAAGCTGTTGTTGAGGCCCATAGGATCCCAAATTCTGTGGTAAAAGTCACAGTAGGGAGGATTAGCCGTATGATCACTTCCGGCTACTATCTAATTTTATCTGTGTATCACTGATACCAAACGTCATTCTTTATATCATGACAACCTTTCAACAAATAggtctaaaaataaaaagcaagagcTTGGAGTTGGCACGAACTGTGCGACATGGACTCTAATTTGTATAGCAGGAACTATAATCACTCTGAGACGTGCCCAAGCCCTCGGGCATCCCACGGGATTTCAGTCACTTGTTTACAAGGTGTTTTGATTTGCAGCTGTTTGGCTACTGTGGCATTTCAAGAGGGGGCGGTTTGAAAGGATGTTGTTGCTCTGGAGGTCGGGATTGGGAAACGGGTATTGAAAAATCACACAAGAAAACAGGCGAGCGCCGTCTTTGTTCTTCCCCCTTCACATGTGAATGACGTCAGTGCTGGAGAAAGGAGCTCCAGGAACAGATTCACCAGTGCACTGATGAGAACAAGCAGGGAACAGGTACAGCTCTGAACACGGAGCCATGCCCTGACCTACCACATACCAGTGCCCCATATCTGACTTGGGGGGACTGAGCTCTCAGGGTGAGAAAGGAAACATGCAAGCCCATTGTTTTTTTAGCTTTTCAGTTTGCAAGTTTGCCAGCAAATACTGTGATACTGTGACACGGACACCTCTAAGAACTGGGCTAAAAGCCATTGCCAGCTCACTTCAAACCAGCCACAAACAGGTCAGCAGCTGAAATGGATTTGGTTGCTGGCTTAAAGTGATTTAGCAATCAGACAGCTCTTTCCACCATTCCTGCTCTCCTGACCCGGACAGTTCCTCTTTCAGAGCTGCATTAAACTAATGCCCACTTTCTTCTGGGCCTTCTTAGGATAATGGATTCACATATGCAGAAAGAATGTAAAAATCCATTTGTTGTCTGGGATGAGTGATTTGCCTGTGTTTGTTTAGCAGCACGGACAGCAAGATGCCTGCTAGGTTGTAACtagctgaggaaaagaaagcaaggaggaggagaaaatagcTTGGCTGTTTTACAACTATGCTCGCCGAGCTGTACGCATTTTTTGGCTTAGTTAGCTGTTTGCCTGTTTCTTGTGGGTAACCAGGAAGGACTGGTGGAGCTTTTCCCAGGCTCTACAGTGTTGTTCTCGTTTCCAGCATTTGGTTTTTACGTGCATTAGTTGACGGTAACtcatataaaaatacagtacCAATATAGGACATTTACTTTGCAAACATTCAGCCTGCTGCCCCTCTCTCCTCTGCGCTGACGTTTTCCTGTGATGACTTACTTGAAGTGCCACGCACACAAGAGAAGCATCACTCCTGCTGGCCCTGGATATCAGTCCTTGCCTGTCCTATGTGTGACAGCAACCTGACTATACTTTCTTGGCAAAGAGCAGCAACCTCTTCAGCTCCTGATAGTAGCAGAGGATTTGCCCTAGAATGTAAagcataaaaatggaaaagaaaatcagttagCCTATAACACAACCAACTGTTGTTctagctggggaaaaaaaataaaaaaaagatgctgtgtTTGATTCTGAGTGACACTGATCGGTTTGGCACCAGCAGCTTCTCCACTGGAGACATGAGTGACTTCTCTTTAAGCAAGCGTCAAAATGATCTAGGCTGGCATTACAGTTCATCACACTTCTTGCTTTCTGTAGGCAAAGTTGAAGGAAAGATTTGCATTTTCCTTGCACATGCCATCAAAGATCCTCACATACATGACTTAACCTAACCAAAACAGGAAATTTGTAACAGAGCTGGGGTCAGAAATCCTGactctctcctttcctccagcCAGCACATCTCTTCCCCAGGGTTAGCAAAGACTGCTGCCATCAGGGATGTGCTACTCTGTCACCCTCTCCCATACGTACCCACCTTAGGCTCCGTTTTTCACCCATAGCTATGGGAAACTGCAGAAGCGGCTGCTAGAAAGGAAGATGGAGATTGCTGAAGTCTATTCTAATCCACGGTGTCTATATTTATGCAGCCCTtgtcacagcagagcagggaaaatGTCACtggaacagttttatttttgccagcagGCAAGAGGTTTAGAGAGAGGCGGTGCAACCTCTATTTGATGATGTGTTTGTACAAATGTTTAACTTGctatttctcttaaaaatcatctttaaTGTTGATTTACATTCCTGGCAGAGAAGTCAGGAGGTTGGCAGTTTCGCTGCACTTCAGTCTGTGCTACCAGAGGCACtcacacacagagcagtgccTCACAGCACTCACGTTTTACCATCGAACGTCTGCAAGTTCTCACTCTGATATTCACGGGCAGATGAGCTGACTACTCCATTTGTATTTGGAAGGCCAGGCAGTAAGGATCGAAATGTTGCACCATTAAGAGATGCACGTGGAACTGCTCGATTGGAAACAATGGACGTGGGTGACACCGCTTTCCTTGCCATGCCACCCCGCTCCACGGGCCGAGCTGCTCGTTCTCCTGCCACGCAGCGTCAAGTTAACCACACGCCATCGTACCTTCCACGCCGCTTTCCACCTGAGCACGTCAGGCTGACATTTTAACCGCCCTGCTCATTGCTGCGTGTCCGAGGACTCGAATTCTCTGTCAGCAGCCCGAGTGGcgggaagaagaagaggaacgGCCAGCCCCACGCGCCCCGCACCAGGGAACAACTCCTTCGTCGGCAGTCCGTCCTCGCGCCACTCATAAGGGCGCGACCACCCTCCTCACTGCCCCTCCAGCCTCCCCGCCCGGCACTTTCGCGCAGCGTCATTCCGGTGCCCACGGGGCAGCCCCCACCCGCCGGGCCGTGCTCTCACAGCCGCAAGGCCTCACGCCCACCCCGCCGGCACACAATGGCCGCGCCCCCTCCACCGCGGCCCGGAAGCACTTCCGCCAGCCCAGCCGGAAGTGGCGGGGGCGGGGTCGGCGGCGGCCGCGCGGCGGCGACGTTATGTTCCTCACGGCGGCGGCTCGTGAGTGGCGCGGGGCGGGGAGTGGTGGAGGGCGAGGGCTGGGGtgggccgcgccgcgccgcacGCCGGCAAGGCGCAGCTCGGATCCAAGCACAGGCTGTCAGCGTCGCGACCTTCCCTTCGGTGCTGGGCCCGAGCCCGAGCCGCTCGGCCGGCCCCGCAGCGGGACTGCGGCTCCTAGCGGGCCGTTGTGCCGCCCGCTCCCAGCGTGCTCCGCGCGGCCGCCTGCCGGGCCGCGATGGAGGCGCGAGGCCGGGCGTGCCGTCAGGTGGAAGGCCGTAATGCTGGATGCCGCGTCATGCGGTGGTACGGTGGTGAAAGAGAGCGGGCGACTGGAAGTAGGCAGCTCGTGTACTCGTTTTACTCCTGCGACAGTAAATCTCTTGGCATGCTCTCTCTGGGGCTATCAGGGCACCAGGCAGTGGACAGCTCTGATCTCTGTGTGTTGCATTTAAAGGAGATGAGATTAATTGAtatgtggtttctttttcttccccctgctccttcctgctgcaAAATAACAGTGGCCAAGAGCAAATCTAAGtaagtgatattttatttacCATCCGATATTTCCTGCTACCACTCTCTATCAAGTGACTTAGCAAAATATTGCACCCGTCTATAATCTAATGCATGTGAGAGAATTGCAGACCCCGACTCTAGCTGTGCCCTTTCTGCCCTTCAGCATGTGTGCCGTTCTCACAGGTGAGTACAGAGTGCTGTGAAAAAAGCCACTTAGTTttcaaaactgcagcagagataGGTTTTGTTCTATGGGCCATCACTGAGCTGAGCACCCAGAGTGCCCTGTGCAGGGGATCCTCACCTCCATAATGCTTTATGGAGAAGCTATAAATCATCACATAGCCTTCCTCTTTTTGACCTTTCACGCTTTTTCAGCTGAGGACAAGCTGAAGTGCAGCGCAGATCTTCATGTTTGTATGCTAGACTCGAGGCGGTGCTCTGAGCCTCTCCCAGGCTGGATGCAGAAAGTTTCCCCACTGTACTGCATTCGTATGTTGGCTTGTGAGCAGTGGACGGGGCAGTcagtgctgtgggcagcctggtctagtagtaggtgaccctgcacatagcagggggattgaaactagatgatcactgtggtccttttcaacccaggccattctataatttgCTCTGTAGTTCTGCTGAGGGGAGATGTTGGTGGGTTCTGGGAGAGCTTTAACCGCAGCCCTCTGGcttgtacagaaagctgatgtgtTAGAGGGGAAGGAATATATACTTTTCTGCACACGGCTGGTTTACACTGTAGGTATAAGGAGACAGGAGCACGTGGAGAAAATGACTTGCATTCCTACTTACCAGGAATTTAGCTCAACAAACCAAGGGTTTAAACTGAACCAATTTGTAGCAATACGTTCTTGCCTTATTCTCTGCTGCAGATTATAAGCTGCATTCTGTACAAGTATTCAGTATTGCACAGACTGAAAAATTATAacgttaatttttttttttaaggatcaGCCTCAAAAAGATCCACTTGTTATGTTCAGAGAGATTCTTCTGTTACAGAATTTCTGTGCAATTGTCCATCTTTGAAACTAAGGATTTCTACATATGCATGTGGTAGGAAAGACTGCAGTTTGACACCTTTCTACACAGAAAtgaacacagcaaaacagagtGTTTCCttgagatgaaaaataatatcagTAGTGTAGTGATTTGTTTGCCTCATTCTTTGTGTGGTCTTGCATACACATAAGGAACATCTTGTCTCCTTACAGTACTTCTACATCCACGCTCCCTGTTTTTATCTGCGCATCCTGGTGGCATTCCactgttcttttctcctgtgctCCTGGTCACATTTCTTCTTTGGGCAGTAAGTCTTATGAAATGAGGTGTATTGTTCAGAAAGGACTTGGCCTCAACTGTGTGGTTCAAAAGAGTTTCAACACGTGGTCATCCTGATACCGCTGATTCTCCCAGAAAGGGGAAACTCTGCACACAGGCTTTGAGGAAGTGGGCgaagaagaagggaaggaggctGTGTGGTTATTGGGGTACACATCATAGCTTTCGTGGTGTGCAGGAGAGGGCATTCACTGGGGATAGTCCCTAGGTGATGCTCGGTCAGTTGATGTAAGGGAATccacagtttttctgtttgtttttaaatcccaGTAAATTAGATTGCAAACGTGGAAAGGGGTAGCTGAGGAGGGGACAGTGGTCAGAGCTGTGCAAGTGAGGAAGGATGGGTGTCTCTCCAGAGTTAATTTTGACAAAACATTTGGTActggaagcagaaagatcaaGGAAAGTGAACTGAGTGCCCGTGCACAGAGCTGTATTCAGCCCTTTACTGCAGTGGAAGATGAAGACATAATTTACAGACAGGTTAAAGGCTTTGGCCTTCcttttgaaatgcagaagatGCCCTCTGTTTCTGGGAAGTCTTGGAAGGCTGCCAGGGTGAGGGCTTGGGGCTGCTTTCTCAGCCCCCTTTGCCCTGCTGCCAGGGGCTGCCAGCCCACTCCATGCACACAGAGACTTTCTGTAGGGAAAAGGGCTCCTGGTGGCTGAGCTGACGTCAAGTCCTGCTCTTTGGGAGAGAGATGCAGGGTGCCAGGGggctctgcttctcctttttgtgTGCCTCTTGTTCCATTCTATCTCCTCGGTTCCTCTCTGCATGTGGAAGTGATAGTTTGAGGTACTGTGTTATCCACAATTTATCATCATCCTTCCTTTCTTGCCATTATCATTTAAGATGCAGTGACTCAactgtatgtttattttttttctttctttcttttctgttttttttttccctcttctttcccctcACTCCTTACCCTGTTTGATGGAAGAGCTACTTCACTCTGATCAGAACTACCCAGGAGTTCTATAGTTAAACTTGACGGTTGAATTTCAGGTTTGTAGgctggtggatttttttttcctgttacaaTAAGGTTAGCACATGGTTTTAAAGCTCCCATCCAAAATATCCATGAAGTTGGGATGAAATATCTTAATGTGCCAGGTTGCTTATCCAAAGAGTACTGTCAGGACAGTGCTGTGAGAGACCGTGGGGGgacccctgctgtgtgctgtgtatTGACATAGAGATACCCCTGTGACTTCAGGTACATCCTGGTGAGGATGAAAAGTGCAGCAGAGACTGGCTACTGTTTCAACGTCAGGAGGCTCCGATTGCAGGAGaagctggtgctgctgagaTACGATCCCATTGGTAAGGATCTGGGGTAGCAGTCAGCCTGCTTTGTAATAACAGCTCTGGCTGTCTGGGATGAAAGGTTTGACTGTAGCAGGATTTTTCCAATCTAAGCAGAATGTGTCATAACACGTTTGATGTTCACATGACTGTACAGTTGCTGTTCTTCGTGACATTCCAGTGGGCAGTAAACGTTATTCTCATTTTACAGATTGTGGCACTGAAACAAAGTCATGACTTGTCCAGCACATCAGAGTCTTTGACAGCCATGCCACATGTCAGTGGCAAAACTGAGTGACACAGGAGttgtttcactttgtttctttgtgtggtTTGCTAGGCAGTTACCTCTAGCATGCAGCATGCTTCAATAGAAATGTTCTGTTCAGCTGCCCTGGGTACTCCAGACAATAAATGTTGCCCATCACTTCCAAAttagactttttcttttaaagagataAGCACAAGTTCTTCCTCCTGCACGAATGATACCACTGTCCAGATGATGATTTGTGGGTTCTTTTATGTTGCTCTGGTCCTTGTAGATTCTTCCAGTTTAAGTAGCTGATTTGGCAGGGCTTGGAACACTCCCAAGAAGCCTTTTACTCACCAGGTTTTTGAAAGGTGGCAGAGCTCGAGCTTCTAGGGGAGCAAGC
Encoded here:
- the MRPL33 gene encoding 39S ribosomal protein L33, mitochondrial — its product is MFLTAAALAKSKSKYILVRMKSAAETGYCFNVRRLRLQEKLVLLRYDPIAKQRVLFTEKRKIRSL